In Mastacembelus armatus chromosome 4, fMasArm1.2, whole genome shotgun sequence, the following are encoded in one genomic region:
- the syde2 gene encoding rho GTPase-activating protein SYDE2: MADPLRRTLLAKLRGKKSKKGASVGGGYGSAAAAEANGGREGKRKVLQTQRDCDDALPVVLLSRLECTTERMSTYENYADGAMVQTGFVMVRESRAAESPGARPQERSSGGRVRVNDELLGVSLQRDVQFGGHAFGEGDKSQQGSRSDEKLGGAQVKHFVSVPRQRSVGDSIGFGDNSNHVLYGTRVDAHGGVGESPECRVTITADSEGTEPRGRAHCRHMAGTVGSGHQHNANWSFDSDATSETISANCAALVYSNSMTRNTEENNLFPNIESYEPENTGDIRGTAGGLQSPTFFPTELEICDIAMASLCATDMTLGYPLDREDDDYYDNEILPFYETNRKSDGDRTEVAELTQPAQNKRHLDDNNSAQETDRLRNQLKEAYYLLINAMNDISLDVQQISGGLTEQQATSSCSSHSRDSLCSRLSAKNMDSDSWSSGGDHSPQQVSDTESLLLCLSGNLDSGLKSRLNSKSMGNLSFTKIRPTLSRSASDGAMRYPDGPSVCIQAPGQQSLEICDDNEATKTNEAEGGIVSEDHRAVSSDELLQGVGGKEDCGGQLNESSGSVNSLTGSSDSNADAPTSQGHNNKQELIGVRAHRANSVNKGHGVTVNKMQEWMHKGRLLSSEMKQRIEGSSLTRAGSQIQDRSCPQTNLGGSKPGVQISSHGGKSFKAKSPRQQQPVFIENVQTPYINNREVGRTNDSSSWRPPLTTITVSKKRNWLQQSSLGKNHCTKEELHGMLGAEEEGSHQPPPPSPSPDHLRPPGGAPPRPVRLQLHQEQAKGSPHPRSVDPAEENDADDEGEIWYNPIPEDDEQEMSHRPTMRLLVPPRAEPQRRPSRGGDTGHGGWSLEGSGGAGPEALAENPGGGLGDGSQGNAAHSTEALHLHRQMLACKPQEEGGPSTSRATDGPDLTSAIGFSPPSSPNPAKKSSSITWSFPDKIKSPRTVRKISMKMKKLPELSRKLSVKGSPSSSNTNHGNGNSHLEPRAHSPRNNGSGSEAVLQTAGPPRLASSGGGQARRNVISRYHLDSSVSTQHSFSKKKSNGSSKSASKGGYLSDGDSPELVAKSGKHGPAEGKGGKGKEMEGGGSSKPNGTELDIDAFRHYSFTEQPKCSQYISGLMSLHFYGAEDLKPPRIDSRDVYCAIQVDSVNKARTALLTCRTTFLDMDHTFNIELENAQHLKLVVFSWEPTPKRNRVCCHGTVVLPTIFRVTRSHQLAVKLEPRGLIYVKLSLMEQWQNSLDGGPDGDRDPQVFGVDAWRVVERENTGLMVPLLISKCITEIEKRGCQVVGLYRLCGSAAVKKELREAFERDSYAVELCENTYPDINVITGVLKDYLRELPYPLITKQLYEAVLESMALRPLRMGVVGCENDQADSEHTVSLLENLPEVERMTLRKLLDHLKLVASYQEVNKMTCQNLAVCFGPVLLSQRQEASCHTNRVFIDSEELASALHFKKHIEVLHYLLQLWPVVDPHSQSSSSQLPAASLAPTSSDVLSAPLRRRKERPQFLNLTEAEMAGVLRPKPGRLDSPSNRYAGDWSGCGESYFPSEMLLPPSKEEADYDDVPSEGTEPAEEEQEKPEHIEEHKGQKVLSPDPAEQEQPWKEEVVKEKEREEEKQEDSDGSGRGQPLENKEEEKVCDHILPPRLPKEHTYQAYMKIQDISPVLSNRVNLRDLQESIDTLIGNLERELNKNKLNVGY; the protein is encoded by the exons ATGGCTGATCCTCTGCGGAGGACTTTACTAGCGAAACTCCGGGGGAAGAAATCCAAGAAAGGAGCGAGTGTCGGCGGTGGATAcggctctgctgctgctgctgaggcgaATGGGGGCCGAGAAggtaaaagaaaagttttacaAACGCAGCGTGACTGCGACGACGCTCTCCCGGTAGTGTTACTCTCAAGGCTGGAGTGCACGACAGAGAGAATGAGTACATACGAGAATTACGCTGACGGGGCGATGGTGCAAACAGGGTTTGTGATGGTCCGGGAGAGTCGCGCAGCGGAGTCGCCAGGCGCACGTCCTCAGGAGCGGAGCAGCGGGGGTAGGGTTCGGGTTAATGACGAGCTCCTGGGGGTATCACTTCAAAGAGACGTGCAGTTTGGGGGCCATGCATTTGGGGAGGGAGATAAGAGCCAACAGGGGTCCAGATCCGATGAAAAACTCGGAGGAGCGCAGGTAAAACACTTCGTCTCGGTCCCACGGCAGCGCAGCGTCGGAGATTCAATCGGGTTTGGGGACAATTCAAATCACGTTTTATACGGAACACGGGTAGACGCGCATGGCGGGGTCGGTGAGTCTCCAGAGTGCAGGGTCACTATTACTGCAGACAGTGAGGGGACAGAGCCCAGGGGCAGGGCACACTGCAGGCACATGGCAGGGACTGTAGGGTCGGGACATCAACACAACGCCAACTGGAGTTTTGACAGCGACGCAACTTCGGAGACAATCTCGGCAAATTGCGCGGCACTTGTCTATTCAAACAGCATGACAAGAAACACGGAAGAAAACAATCTCTTCCCAAATATTGAGAGCTATGAGCCCGAGAATACAGGGGACATTAGAGGCACTGCAGGCGGCCTGCAGAGCCCGACGTTTTTCCCCACAGAGTTAGAAATATGCGACATTGCCATGGCATCCCTGTGCGCTACGGACATGACACTCGGATACCCTTTAGACAGGGAGGACGATGACTATTATGACAATGAAATTCTGCCCTTTTACGAAACGAATAGAAAAAGCGATGGTGATAGAACAGAGGTTGCAGAGCTGACCCAGCCTGCTCAGAATAAACGACACCTTGATGACAATAACAGTGCGCAAGAAACAGACAGGCTCAGAAACCAGCTGAAAGAAGCTTATTACCTTCTTATTAATGCAATGAATGATATCAGCCTGGATGTCCAGCAGATTAGTGGTGGTTTAACTGAGCAGCAGGCCACCTCCTCTTGTAGCAGTCACTCCAGGGATAGCCTGTGCTCGAGGCTGTCTGCTAAAAACATGGACAGTGACTCCTGGTCTTCAGGTGGAGACCACAGTCCTCAGCAGGTGTCTGACACTGAGtcactcctgctctgcctcAGTGGGAACCTTGATTCAGGACTCAAAAGCAGGCTGAATAGTAAGAGTATGGGGAACCTGTCCTTTACCAAGATAAGGCCCACATTATCTCGCTCTGCTAGTGACGGAGCTATGAGGTATCCAGATGGACCCTCAGTGTGTATTCAGGCTCCTGGACAACAGAGTCTTGAAATCTGTGATGATAATGAGGCTACAAAGACAAATGAAGCTGAAGGAGGTATAGTCAGTGAAGACCACCGTGCTGTCAGCAGTGATGAGCTGCTACAAGGTGTGGGTGGTAAGGAGGACTGTGGCGGGCAGCTCAATGAGAGCAGCGGCTCAGTCAACAGTCTCACAGGTTCTTCAGACAGCAATGCTGACGCACCAACAAGTCAAGGTCACAACAACAAGCAGGAGCTGATTGGAGTCCGAGCACACAGGGCCAACTCGGTCAACAAGGGCCACGGTGTCACTGTAAACAAGATGCAAGAGTGGATGCACAAGGGCCGGTTGTTGTCTTCAGAAATGAAGCAGCGCATTGAGGGCTCATCTTTAACTAGAGCTGGAAGCCAAATCCAGGACCGGTCCTGTCCTCAGACTAACCTTGGAGGGTCTAAGCCAGGAGTCCAGATATCCAGCCATGGGGGTAAATCTTTCAAGGCCAAGTCACCACGACAGCAGCAGCCAG TTTTCATTGAGAATGTCCAGACCCCCTACATTAACAACCGAGAGGTGGGCAGGACCAACGACTCTTCCTCATGGAGGCCGCCGctcaccaccatcactgtgtccaaGAAGCGTAACTGGCTGCAGCAGAGCTCCCTTGGGAAGAACCACTGCACCAAGGAAGAGCTGCATGGAATGCTgggagctgaggaggagggCAGTCACCAGCCTCCTCCTCCGAGTCCCTCCCCAGACCACCTGAGACCTCCGGGTGGAGCACCTCCACGGCCGGTTCGCCTGCAGCTGCATCAG GAACAGGCTAAAGGGTCTCCTCATCCTCGGAGTGTGGACCCTGCTGAGGAGAATGATGCAGACGATGAAGGAGAGATCTGGTACAACCCAATCCCTGAGGATGATGAACAAGAGATGTCCCACCGGCCCACCATGCGACTGCTGGTTCCACCTCGAGCAGAGCCCCAGAGGAGGCCAAGCAGGGGAGGGGATACGGGTCATGGTGGCTGGTCCCTGGAGGGCAGTGGTGGCGCCGGGCCGGAGGCGCTTGCTGAAAACCCTGGTGGCGGTTTAGGAGATGGGAGTCAGGGGAATGCAGCACATTCCACAGAAGCACTACATCTGCACAGACAGATGCTCGCGTGCAAACCTCAGGAGGAGGGGGGGCCTTCCACCAGCAGAGCCACAG ACGGTCCTGACCTGACCAGTGCCATTGGCTTCTCCCCTCCCTCCAGCCCAAACCCAGCCAAGAAGAGCAGCTCCATCACCTGGTCCTTCCCAGACAAGATCAAGTCCCCACGCACTGTCAGGAAGATCTCCATGAAGATGAAGAAGCTTCCAGAGCTTAGCCGGAAACTCAGTGTTAAGGGGTCCCCGAGTAGCAGTAACACTAACCACGGAAATGGAAACAGCCACTTAGAGCCAAGAGCCCATTCTCCTCGAAACAATGGGAGTGGGTCTGAGGCTGTCCTCCAAACTGCAGGCCCTCCTAGATTAGCATCATCTGGGGGTGGGCAGGCGAGACGCAACGTGATTTCCCGCTACCACCTGGACAGCAGCGTGTCCACACAGCACAGTTTCAGTAAGAAGAAAAGTAACGGGAGCTCAAAGTCAGCTAGTAAAGGTGGCTACCTCAGTGATGGTGACTCACCAGAGCTGGTGGCCAAATCTGGGAAGCATGGTCCTGCAGAGGGGAAGGGTGGGAAAGGCAAGGAGATGGAAGGAGGTGGAAGCTCCAAACCAAATGGCACAGAACTGGATATTGATGCTTTCCGACATTACAGCTTCACAGAACAGCCCAAGTGCAGCCAGTATATCTCTGGATTGATGAGCCTGCACTTTTATGGTGCCGAGGATCTCAAACCTCCACGCATTGACTCTCGAGATGTGTATTGTGCCATCCAAGTGGACTCGGTTAATAAAGCACGAACTGCTCTTCTCACATGTCGAACTACCTTCTTAGATATGGACCACACATTCAACATCGAGCTGGAGAATGCCCAGCACCTGAAGCTGGTGGTATTCAGCTGGGAGCCCACACCGAAACGCAACCGTGTCTGTTGCCATGGCACAGTGGTTCTCCCCACAATCTTCCGGGTGACGCGTTCCCATCAGCTGGCGGTGAAGCTGGAGCCACGGGGGCTGATCTACGTCAAACTGAGCCTGATGGAGCAGTGGCAAAACTCACTGGACGGGGGGCCAGATGGTGACAGAGATCCCCAGGTGTTTGGTGTGGATGCTTGGCGGGTGGTAGAGAGGGAGAACACAGGACTGATGGTACCGCTGCTTATAAGCAAGTGCATCACTGAGATCGAGAAGAGAGGCTGCCAG gtggTGGGTCTCTATCGTCTTTGTGGATCTGCAGCTGTAAAGAAGGAGCTACGTGAGGCGTTCGAGAGAGACAGCTACGCCGTGGAGCTTTGTGAGAACACATATCCTGACATCAACGTCATCACAG GAGTACTGAAGGACTACCTACGAGAGCTGCCTTACCCTCTGATCACCAAGCAGCTGTATGAAGCTGTGCTGGAGTCCATGGCCCTGAGGCCTCTGCGGATGGGAGTAGTGGGCTGTGAGAACGACCAGGCCGACTCTGAACACACCGTCAGCCTGCTAGAGAACCTGCCTGAAGTGGAGAGG ATGACGCTGAGAAAGCTTCTTGACCACCTGAAGCTGGTAGCATCCTACCAGGAAGTCAACAAGATGACGTGTCAGAACCTGGCAGTGTGTTTTGGCCCAGTGCTGCTCAGCCAGCGTCAGGAGGCGTCATGCCATACCAATCGAGTCTTCATTGATTCTGAAGAGCTGGCCAGTGCTCTGCACTTCAAAAAGCACATTGAAGTCCTACACTACCTGCTGCAGCTATGGCCAG TTGTGGACCCACATAGtcagtcctcctcctcccagctCCCTGCAGCCTCGTTGGCTCCGACTTCATCAGACGTATTGTCTGCTCCTCTACGGCGGAGAAAAGAGCGTCCACAATTCTTGAATCTCACTGAAGCGGAGATGGCAGGTGTGCTGCGGCCCAAACCAGGGCGCTTGGACAGCCCCAGCAACCGCTACGCTGGTGACTGGAGTGGATGTGGTGAGAGCTACTTTCCTTCTGAAATGCTGCTCCCTCCTAGCAAAGAGGAGGCAGACTATGACGATGTGCCCTCCGAAGGTACAGAGCCAgctgaggaggagcaggagaagcCTGAGCACATAGAGGAACATAAAGGACAGAAGGTCCTGAGCCCTGATCCTGCTGAGCAGGAACAACCTTGGAAAGAGGAAGTGGTGAAGGAGAAGGAAAGGGAAGAGGAGAAGC